In a single window of the Palaemon carinicauda isolate YSFRI2023 chromosome 10, ASM3689809v2, whole genome shotgun sequence genome:
- the LOC137648662 gene encoding probable cyclin-dependent serine/threonine-protein kinase DDB_G0292550, translating into NNFNNNNNNNNNNNNNNNNNNNNNNNDNNNNNNNNNNNNNFNNNNNNNNNNNNNNNNNNSNNNNNNNNNNNNNNNNNNNNNKNDNNNNNNYNNNSNYNNNNNNNNNNNNKNNNNNNNNNNNFNNNKENNDNKSNNNNNNNNNNNNNNNNNNNNNNNNNNNNNNINNNNNNNNNNNNNNNNNNNNNYNNNNNNNNNNNDNNNNSNNSDINNNNNNNNNNNNINNNNNNNNNNNNNNNNNNNNNNNNNNNNNNNNNNNNNNNNNNNNNNNFGNNNNNNNNNNNNNNNNNNNNNNNNNNNFKNNNNNNNNNNNNNNNNNNNNNNNNNNNNNNFINNNNNNNNNNNNNNNNNNNNNNNNNNNNNNNNNNNNNNNDNNNNNNNNNNNHKINNNNNDNNNNNNKNNNNNNNNNNNNNNNNNNNNNNNNNNNNNNNNNDNNNNNNDNNNNNFYNDNNNNNNNNNNNNNNNNNNNNNNSNNNDKNNDNYYTNNNNKNNNNNNNNNNIFNNNNNNNNNNNNNNNNNNNNFKNNNNNNNNNNNNNNNNNNNNNNNNN; encoded by the coding sequence aataattttaataataataataataataataataataataataataataataataataataataataataataataatgataataataataataataataataataataataataataattttaataataataataataataataataataataataataataataataataataatagtaataataataataataataataataataataataataataataataataataataataataataaaaatgataataataataataataattataataataatagtaattataataataataataataataataataataataataataaaaataataataataataataataataataataattttaataataataaagaaaataatgataataaaagtaataataataataataataataataataataataataataataataataataataataataataataataataataataataataataatataaataataataataataataataataataataataataataataataataataataataataattataataataataataataataataataataataatgataataataataatagtaataatagtgatattaataataataataataataataataataataataatattaataacaacaacaacaacaacaacaacaataataataataataataataataataataataataataataataataataataataataataataataataataataataataataataataataataataataataataattttgggaataataataataataataataataataataataataataataataataataataataataataataataataataataattttaaaaataataataataataataataataataataataataataataataataataataataataataataataataataataataataataattttataaataataataataataataataataataataataataataataataataataataataataataataataataataataataataataataataataataataataataataataatgataataataataataacaataataataataataatcataaaattaacaataataataatgataataataataataataataaaaataataataataataataataataataataataataataataataataataataataataataataataataataataataataataataataataatgataataataataataataatgataataataataataatttttataacgacaataataataataataataataataataataataataataataataataataataataataataatagtaataataatgataaaaataatgataattattatacaaataataataataaaaataataataataataataataataataatattttcaataataataataataataataataataataataataataataataataataataataattttaaaaataataataataataataataataataataataataataataataataataataataataataataataataat